The Musa acuminata AAA Group cultivar baxijiao chromosome BXJ2-2, Cavendish_Baxijiao_AAA, whole genome shotgun sequence genome has a segment encoding these proteins:
- the LOC135605854 gene encoding receptor-like protein 4 isoform X2, with protein sequence MERERGGVCSWRGGERREAAGMLLPCAVRRPLLRCIILSAISLWIPAAARNKEPYAMRISCGARDDISTKPTNTLWYRDFGYTSGKFANATVPSFIEPPLKTLRYFPLSDGLQNCYKINNVPRGHYQVRLFFALIADPSFDSEPTFDISIDGTQIYSLKSGWSNIDEQSFVEAYVFVTDSSFTTCFHSTGHGDPSILSIEILQIDDNAYYFGPLWGKGTVLRTAKRMTCGSGKSAFDEDYGGNHWGGDRFWLGVSSFPDSGQPTSTEHNISQTSISPNFYPENLYQSAIVGDDDQPDLSFQMEVDPNKKYSVWFHLSEIDSKITGEGQRVFDILLNGDIAFENVDIIRKTGGSYAALVLNSTIEASGRTLTITFRTKPGSHAIINAIEVFEVIVAESRTLAKEVKALQNLKTSLGLPRRFGWNGDPCVPQQHPWSGVDCHFDRKIVKWVIDGLGLDNQGLKGFLPNDIAKLQHLQSMDLSYNQLNGSIPQSLGRLMKLQILNLNGNLLSGRVPANLGGRPLHRASFNFTGNAGLCGIPGLPTCGPHLSVAVKIGIAFGALFALLLVVLCVLIWWKRRENILRARKIAAAREAPYAKARTQFGRDVQMTKHYRPHEARNNAESGSNLLS encoded by the exons ATGGAAAGAGAAAGGGGAGGGGTGTGCTCCTGGAGGGGCGGGGAGAGAAGGGAAGCCGCCGGAATGCTGCTCCCATGTGCAGTTCGTCGCCCCCTTCTCCGGTGCATCATTCTATCAGCCATCTCCCTGTGGATTCCAGCTGCTGCTCGGAACAAGG AACCATATGCCATGCGCATTAGCTGCGGAGCTCGAGACGACATTAGTACTAAGCCTACCAATACCTTATGGTATAGAGATTTCGGTTATACTAGTGGAAAGTTTGCAAATGCAACAGTCCCTAGTTTCATCGAGCCTCCACTGAAAACACTTCGCTACTTCCCCCTGTCTGATGGACTGCAGAATTGTTATAAAATCAACAATGTTCCTCGAGGACACTATCAAGTAAGGCTGTTTTTTGCGCTAATTGCAGACCCCAGTTTCGACAGTGAGCCTACTTTTGATATCTCCATAGATGGAACCCAAATATATTCTTTGAAGTCTGGTTGGAGCAACATTGATGAGCAGTCGTTTGTTGAGGCATATGTATTTGTTACTGATAGCTCTTTCACCACTTGTTTCCATAGCACTGGTCATGGCGATCCATCCATCCTTTCAATTGAAATCCTTCAAATTGATGACAATGCATATTATTTTGGACCACTCTGGGGTAAAGGAACAGTGCTTAGGACAGCCAAAAGAATGACATGCGGTTCTGGAAAGTCGGCGTTTGATGAAGATTATGGTGGCAACCACTGGGGTGGGGACAGATTCTGGTTAGGTGTTTCATCTTTTCCGGACTCTGGTCAACCTACATCAACTGAACATAATATTAGCCAGACATCGATATCGCCAAACTTCTACCCGGAGAATCTTTATCAGTCAGCAATTGTTGGCGATGACGACCAGCCTGATTTATCATTCCAAATGGAGGTGGATCCAAACAAAAAATATTCTGTGTGGTTTCATCTTTCTGAAATTGATTCCAAAATAACTGGTGAAGGCCAAAGAGTTTTCGACATATTGCTAAATGGTGATATTGCATTTGAAAATGTTGACATTATTCGAAAGACAGGAGGAAGTTATGCAGCCCTTGTGCTGAATTCTACTATTGAGGCAAGTGGGAGGACCCTAACAATTACTTTTCGAACTAAACCTGGAAGTCATGCGATCATAAACGCAATTGAGGTATTTGAGGTTATTGTAGCAGAGTCCAGAACTTTAGCAAAGGAAG TGAAAGCTTTGCAAAATTTGAAGACCTCACTGGGACTTCCACGTCGTTTTGGTTGGAATGGTGATCCATGTGTTCCTCAACAACATCCTTGGAGTGGAGTTGATTGCCACTTTGACCGCAAAATTGTCAAATGGGTTATAGATGGACT AGGTCTAGACAACCAGGGTTTAAAAGGTTTCTTGCCAAATGACATTGCTAAGCTGCAGCACTTGCAAAGCAT GGACCTCTCCTACAACCAACTCAATGGATCAATTCCTCAGAGCCTTGGCCGGTTGATGAAATTGCAAATACT GAATCTTAATGGAAATCTATTATCTGGAAGAGTTCCAGCAAACCTTGGAGGACGGCCACTTCACAGGGCTAGCTTCAA TTTTACAGGTAATGCAGGTCTATGCGGAATTCCTGGATTACCTACATGTGGTCCCCATCTCTCGGTTGCCGTGAAAATTGGCATTGCTTTTGGTGCCCTGTTTGCATTGCTGCTAGTGGTCCTCTGTGTGCTGATCTGGTGGAAAAGACGGGAGAACATCCTTCGTGCCCGGAAGATTGCAGCTG CGAGGGAAGCTCCATATGCCAAAGCCCGGACACAGTTTGGGCGTGATGTTCAAATGACGAAGCACTATCGGCCACATGAAGCTCGCAACAACGCCGAGAGTGGTTCCAACTTACTCTCCTGA
- the LOC135605854 gene encoding receptor-like protein 4 isoform X1, whose product MERERGGVCSWRGGERREAAGMLLPCAVRRPLLRCIILSAISLWIPAAARNKEPYAMRISCGARDDISTKPTNTLWYRDFGYTSGKFANATVPSFIEPPLKTLRYFPLSDGLQNCYKINNVPRGHYQVRLFFALIADPSFDSEPTFDISIDGTQIYSLKSGWSNIDEQSFVEAYVFVTDSSFTTCFHSTGHGDPSILSIEILQIDDNAYYFGPLWGKGTVLRTAKRMTCGSGKSAFDEDYGGNHWGGDRFWLGVSSFPDSGQPTSTEHNISQTSISPNFYPENLYQSAIVGDDDQPDLSFQMEVDPNKKYSVWFHLSEIDSKITGEGQRVFDILLNGDIAFENVDIIRKTGGSYAALVLNSTIEASGRTLTITFRTKPGSHAIINAIEVFEVIVAESRTLAKEVKALQNLKTSLGLPRRFGWNGDPCVPQQHPWSGVDCHFDRKIVKWVIDGLGLDNQGLKGFLPNDIAKLQHLQSINFSDNSLYGGIPSSLGTIAGLQILDLSYNQLNGSIPQSLGRLMKLQILNLNGNLLSGRVPANLGGRPLHRASFNFTGNAGLCGIPGLPTCGPHLSVAVKIGIAFGALFALLLVVLCVLIWWKRRENILRARKIAAAREAPYAKARTQFGRDVQMTKHYRPHEARNNAESGSNLLS is encoded by the exons ATGGAAAGAGAAAGGGGAGGGGTGTGCTCCTGGAGGGGCGGGGAGAGAAGGGAAGCCGCCGGAATGCTGCTCCCATGTGCAGTTCGTCGCCCCCTTCTCCGGTGCATCATTCTATCAGCCATCTCCCTGTGGATTCCAGCTGCTGCTCGGAACAAGG AACCATATGCCATGCGCATTAGCTGCGGAGCTCGAGACGACATTAGTACTAAGCCTACCAATACCTTATGGTATAGAGATTTCGGTTATACTAGTGGAAAGTTTGCAAATGCAACAGTCCCTAGTTTCATCGAGCCTCCACTGAAAACACTTCGCTACTTCCCCCTGTCTGATGGACTGCAGAATTGTTATAAAATCAACAATGTTCCTCGAGGACACTATCAAGTAAGGCTGTTTTTTGCGCTAATTGCAGACCCCAGTTTCGACAGTGAGCCTACTTTTGATATCTCCATAGATGGAACCCAAATATATTCTTTGAAGTCTGGTTGGAGCAACATTGATGAGCAGTCGTTTGTTGAGGCATATGTATTTGTTACTGATAGCTCTTTCACCACTTGTTTCCATAGCACTGGTCATGGCGATCCATCCATCCTTTCAATTGAAATCCTTCAAATTGATGACAATGCATATTATTTTGGACCACTCTGGGGTAAAGGAACAGTGCTTAGGACAGCCAAAAGAATGACATGCGGTTCTGGAAAGTCGGCGTTTGATGAAGATTATGGTGGCAACCACTGGGGTGGGGACAGATTCTGGTTAGGTGTTTCATCTTTTCCGGACTCTGGTCAACCTACATCAACTGAACATAATATTAGCCAGACATCGATATCGCCAAACTTCTACCCGGAGAATCTTTATCAGTCAGCAATTGTTGGCGATGACGACCAGCCTGATTTATCATTCCAAATGGAGGTGGATCCAAACAAAAAATATTCTGTGTGGTTTCATCTTTCTGAAATTGATTCCAAAATAACTGGTGAAGGCCAAAGAGTTTTCGACATATTGCTAAATGGTGATATTGCATTTGAAAATGTTGACATTATTCGAAAGACAGGAGGAAGTTATGCAGCCCTTGTGCTGAATTCTACTATTGAGGCAAGTGGGAGGACCCTAACAATTACTTTTCGAACTAAACCTGGAAGTCATGCGATCATAAACGCAATTGAGGTATTTGAGGTTATTGTAGCAGAGTCCAGAACTTTAGCAAAGGAAG TGAAAGCTTTGCAAAATTTGAAGACCTCACTGGGACTTCCACGTCGTTTTGGTTGGAATGGTGATCCATGTGTTCCTCAACAACATCCTTGGAGTGGAGTTGATTGCCACTTTGACCGCAAAATTGTCAAATGGGTTATAGATGGACT AGGTCTAGACAACCAGGGTTTAAAAGGTTTCTTGCCAAATGACATTGCTAAGCTGCAGCACTTGCAAAGCAT AAACTTTAGTGATAACAGCCTATATGGGGGCATTCCATCCTCTCTTGGCACAATTGCTGGATTGCAAATTTT GGACCTCTCCTACAACCAACTCAATGGATCAATTCCTCAGAGCCTTGGCCGGTTGATGAAATTGCAAATACT GAATCTTAATGGAAATCTATTATCTGGAAGAGTTCCAGCAAACCTTGGAGGACGGCCACTTCACAGGGCTAGCTTCAA TTTTACAGGTAATGCAGGTCTATGCGGAATTCCTGGATTACCTACATGTGGTCCCCATCTCTCGGTTGCCGTGAAAATTGGCATTGCTTTTGGTGCCCTGTTTGCATTGCTGCTAGTGGTCCTCTGTGTGCTGATCTGGTGGAAAAGACGGGAGAACATCCTTCGTGCCCGGAAGATTGCAGCTG CGAGGGAAGCTCCATATGCCAAAGCCCGGACACAGTTTGGGCGTGATGTTCAAATGACGAAGCACTATCGGCCACATGAAGCTCGCAACAACGCCGAGAGTGGTTCCAACTTACTCTCCTGA
- the LOC135605856 gene encoding protein DETOXIFICATION 18-like yields the protein MASMLPLLRGKEKGRAWWTRLIDVSEARAQLFFAFPMILTNVSYYAITLISVMFAGHLGDVELAGSTLGNSWGTVSGLALMTGLSGALETLCGQGYGAKLYRMLGLYLQSSIIISTFFSIFVSLLWYYSEPVLIWLHQEPEVSKMAALYLKYLIPGVFAFGSLQCMLRFLQTQTVVIPLVVCSVVPLFVHVGLTYATVHVFGLGFVGTSLSASISLWISFIMLAIYVSCSKKFRHTWEGFSAEAFHHIIPCMKLAIPSAVMVCLEYWAFEILVLLAGLLQNSELSTSLVAMCVNTEAIAFNVTYGFSAAVSTRVSNEIGARNVEKAKNAVSMTLKLAVFLEVTVVLLLAFGHDLWASFFSNSQEIIKAFAYMTPLLTVSILLDSAQGVLSGVSRGCGWQHLAALTNLVAFYVIGMPLALLFGYKLGFQAKGLWMGLICGLFSQTCALIVITVRTKWTRTELADEDGESEVLVYTG from the exons ATGGCTTCAATGCTTCCCTTGCTGCGTGGCAAGGAGAAGGGACGGGCATGGTGGACGCGGCTCATCGACGTGTCTGAGGCCAGGGCTCAGCTCTTCTTCGCCTTCCCCATGATCCTCACCAACGTGTCCTACTACGCCATCACCCTCATCTCCGTCATGTTCGCCGGCCATCTCGGCGACGTCGAGCTCGCCGGCTCCACTCTCGGCAACTCCTGGGGTACTGTCTCTGGGTTAGCCCTCATG ACTGGCTTGAGTGGGGCTCTCGAGACGCTCTGCGGTCAAGGATACGGCGCAAAGCTGTACCGAATGCTCGGGCTATACTTGCAATCATCCATCATCATATCCACCTTCTTCTCCATCTTCGTCTCCCTGCTGTGGTACTACTCAGAACCCGTATTGATCTGGCTGCACCAAGAGCCCGAGGTGTCGAAAATGGCGGCTCTTTATCTCAAGTATCTCATTCCGGGCGTCTTTGCATTCGGCTCCCTGCAGTGCATGTTGAGGTTTCTGCAGACGCAGACGGTGGTGATCCCTCTGGTCGTGTGCTCAGTGGTTCCACTCTTCGTCCATGTCGGGTTGACATACGCTACAGTCCATGTCTTCGGCCTTGGGTTTGTGGGCACGTCGCTCTCTGCTTCCATATCACTGTGGATATCCTTTATAATGTTGGCAATCTACGTGAGCTGCTCCAAAAAGTTCAGACACACTTGGGAAGGGTTTTCTGCAGAAGCCTTTCACCATATAATTCCCTGCATGAAGTTGGCTATTCCCTCGGCTGTGATGGTGTG CCTCGAGTACTGGGCGTTCGAGATCTTGGTCTTGCTCGCAGGGCTCCTACAGAACTCGGAACTGAGTACCTCGCTGGTCGCGATGTG CGTGAACACAGAAGCAATTGCGTTCAATGTCACATATGGATTCAGTGCGGCTGTGAG CACACGCGTGTCGAATGAGATCGGTGCTCGAAACGTAGAGAAGGCCAAGAATGCGGTGTCAATGACACTGAAGCTGGCTGTGTTTCTCGAGGTGACGGTGGTTCTTCTGCTGGCTTTTGGCCATGATCTATGGGCAAGCTTTTTCAGCAACAGCCAGGAGATCATAAAGGCATTTGCCTACATGACTCCCCTGCTCACAGTATCCATTCTCCTGGACTCAGCTCAGGGAGTCCTATCAG GAGTCTCCAGAGGCTGCGGCTGGCAGCACCTGGCGGCACTGACTAATCTAGTGGCATTTTATGTGATCGGCATGCCATTGGCACTTCTTTTCGGCTACAAATTGGGTTTCCAAGCTAAG GGGCTATGGATGGGTCTGATTTGTGGCCTCTTCTCTCAGACCTGCGCCCTCATAGTTATCACTGTTCGCACAAAATGGACAAGAACAGAGCTCGCAGACGAGGATGGAGAAAGTGAGGTGCTTGTCTATACAGGATGA